The Halomonas sp. HAL1 genome segment ACGAAGGGCACTGGGGATGCAATCCACAATTGAAAAAGGGACCACGCTGCCGCAATGCTTACCAAGAGCTTGCCGGGCATACCGGCCGGTTTGCGGGCTCCCGTATCGCTGGAGGCGACCATATCCTCCAAGTCTCCTCCGACTCCCGAAGGCCTGTTCTTATCTTCTGTCATATGCCTGCCCTTCTCCGAGTCGATTGACGCATCATTGCCATATCGAAATGCCCTATCAACATTCTAAGTGCCCTATCAACATTCTAAACCAAAATGCGCGGCACCCTGGGGTAACCGCGCATTTCTTACTAAGGTAGCAACACCTCAGGCTGAAGGATTACTCAATCCAGCCTTGCTCACGGTAGTAACGCGCCGCCCCATCATGCAACGGTGCGGAAAGGCCCTGAGTTACCATCTCTTCTGGAACTAGGTTCTCGAAAGCCGGATGCAGCTGCTTGAAACGATCAAAGTTATCAAAAACCGCTTTTACAGTCTGGTAGATAACTTCTTCGTCAGCTTCAGCAGTGGTGACAAATGTCGCTGCTACACCGAAAGTTTCGACATCTTCGTCATTGCCGCGATACAGACCACCCGGAATAACCGATGCGGAGTAGTACGGGTATTCATCGATGATGCCCTGAATGTCTTCGTCATTCAGCGGAATCAAACGAGCATCAACAGTGGTGGTCGCTTCTTGGATGGAACCATTGGGGTGACCAACGACATACACCATGGCATCGACGTTATTGTCGGAGAGTGCCGCTGCTTGCTCGGCCGCATCAAGCTGAGATGCCAAAGAGAAAGTATCTTCGGTCCAGCCCTTGGCGTCCATCACCACTTCCATGGTGTTGCGCTGGCCTGAGCCTGGGTTACCGATATTGACGCGTTTGCCCTCCAAATCATCGAGTGTCTCGATGCCTGAATCAGCACGTGCAAGCAGGGTCAATGGCTCACCGTGGACACGGAACACAGCCCGCAGGTCCTCATAGGGCTCGCCTTCGAAATTCCCGGTACCATTGTAGGCTTGGTACTGAACATCCGATTGAGCGACACCCATGTCCAATTCGCCGGACTTGATGCCATTGATATTGGCGACAGAACCACCGGTGGAAGGTGCGTTACACTTAATATCAGCGTCTTCAAGACGATTAACCAAACGACAGATCGACTGCCCTACGACGTAGTAAACGCCGGTTTGGCCACCGGTGCCGATGGTGATGAATTGCTCGTCATCCTGTGCCATCGCCGGAGAGGCGAAAGCAGCGGCGGCCAGTAGCGCACCGGAGAAAGCAGCGGTAGAAAACGTATGGCGTTTCATGAACACACCTCTTTATATTGATGTTATGAGCACTACACGCTTTGGGCTCACCTAGTGAATTGTTCCCATAGGTGATTCTGCTCCAAAACGTTTTTCAAGACATTCTATTTTCAAGACAAACTGTTTTTAAGACAATCTGTTACAAGCACCCGTTGGATGCCTGCTAATACTACTTTAGCGAAAAACTAAGCCTTTAGCGAAAAAAGCGTGCTTAACGACATGCCGCAGTACCTATCGCTATTTAAAACGCATTTCAGCTTGGTAGATAGTAGTTTAGTGGTTGGTAACGTTTAGTAAGCGTTAATCCCTATACCGTTTTGGCATAGGGGATAAGGATATGCGCTGCTTGTTAGACATGAGCAATGCCTTGTGATCACTAATTTCTGAGCCCGCATCAAATGTTATAGCCCAACACGGTAGGCAACCACAGCGCGATAGCGGGGAAAATAGCCACCAGCGCCAGCGCACACCCCATTGCCACCACAAACAGCAGCGCCCAGCCGAGCGTTTGCTCCAAGCGAATTTTGGCCACCTCGGTCGTCACCATCAAATTCACCGCCACCGGCGGGGTAAACTGGCCAATAGCAATGTTCATTGCCAATAGAATGCCGAACCACACCGGGTTCCATTCAAAGTGCTGCATCACGGGTATCAAGATCGGCATCATAATCAGATAAATCGAGATCGCATCCAGCAGCATCCCGGCGACCAGCACCGCCAACATCACCAGAATAAGCAGCAGCACGCCGTTATCGGTCAGGCTAATGATCCACTCCGCCAAGTGGCGGAAGGTGCCCAGCATGGTGCCCGCCCAGGCAAAAATACCAGCCAGCGCGATAATCAGCATCACCACCCCCGAGATAATCGCCGCCTCGCCTAACAGCTCCCACAAATCGCGTAGCGACAGTTCACGAGTAAGAAAAAGCCCGACAATCGCGCCATAGGCCACCGCCACCACGGCGGCTTCAGTGGGTGTAAACAAGCCTGAACGCAAGCCGCCTAAAATCAGCACAGGAGCAAACAGCGCCGGTATCGCCTGCTTAAAAGTGGTTTTTACACTGAGTCGTTCGGCACCTTCTACTGGCGTGCCGCCCTCCCAACCGTAGTGTTTGGAAACGATCATGGCAGGCACCAGCAGTGCTATCCCCGCCAACATGCCAGGAAACAGCCCCGCCGCAAACAGCGCCCGCAAATCAACACCGGGCACCACAATCGAGTAAAGAATCAGCGCCACAGACGGCGGAATCAGAATAGCGGTCGAGGCAGAGGCCGCAATCAGCGTGGCCGAAAACGGCTTGGGGTAGCCCGCTTTGGTCATGCTGGGCAGCATCACCATCGCCACGGCCGCCGCATCGGCAGGGCCAGAGCCGCTCATGCCGCCCATAATCATACACACCAACACCGCGACCAGCGCCAAGCCGCCGTGGCGAGGACCAATCAGCGCCTGGGCAAAACGCACCAAGCGAAGCGCCACACCGGAACGCTCAAAGATAAGCCCGGTTAAAATGAATAACGGAATCGCAATCAAGGGGTACTTGGCGATGCTGTTATAGGTATTAGTGCCCAGGGTCGCCAGCATATCCGGCGACAAACCCAGCAAGATGCCGACAGCCCCGGAAAGCGCTAATGAAAACGCCACCGGCACACCCGCAATCAGCAAGCCTGCAAAGGCCAGAATCATCCAAACATCAGGACTCATCGGTGAGCCTCCCCGTCAAACGGTCAGCGGTTTGCTGGAACAAGCGCCATAACATGGCCGCGGAAAGCATCGGCAACCAGACTAAATACCACCACTGAGGTAACCCCAGCCCCGGCGAAAGCGACTCCCACTGGTACTCCTGCCAAGCCAACTTGCCGCCATGCCAAGTGATCAAACCCAGCACAATGGCAACGCACAGCGCTTGAAAAAGGATTAAGGCACGGCGGTATTTAGGCGGCAAGGCACGCTCCAGAAAGCCAATACGGATATGGCGATTGCGCCGCAACGCCACCGAGGCCCCGGCAAACGTCAGCACTACCAACAAAAACACCGAAAACTCCTCCGTAAATGAAAAAGAGCCACCGGTCAGATAGCGGGTAATGACATTACCCAGGCTGATCAATGAGATAATGATTAACGCCAGCGCGCCCAGCCAGCGCTCGGGGCGTGCATCAGGAAAGCCTTTCATGGCAGCCTCACAGCAAAAAACTCCCAGCCTTGAGGGCCGGGAGTTAGAACATCATAGGTAATTAACGTGCGTCGATAGCCGTTTGTGCGGCGTTGACCACCTCTTCACCAATGCGCGGCGCCCATTTCTCATAAACGGACTGTGTCGCATCGACAAACGCCTGGTACTGCTCATCAGAAAGCTTGGTCACCGTTACACCGCGCTCTTGAATCGCCGCTAAGCGTTCGCTCTCCTCTTCACGGGTCATGGCGATTTCCCACTCGCCAGCTTCCTTGGCGGTTTCACGCAGCATGGTTTGCTGCTCTTCATCCAGCGACTGCCATACCTGCTGATTGACGGCAAAAATCAGCGGATCATTCATGTAGTTCCAGAGCGTTAAGTGCGCCTGGCCCACTTGATCAATACGCGCTACGTCAAACACCGAAAGCGGATTTTCCTGGCCGTCCACCGCGCCAGTCGTTAACGCTGGCTGAGCATCGGTCCAGCTCATTTGGGTGGGGTCGGCGCCCAGTGCAGAGAAGGTATCCTGGAACAGTGGCGAACCCACCACACGAATTTTCAGACCGTCCAGGTCATCCGGCTGACTGATTGGCCCGCGTGAGTTGGAGACCTGACGGAAACCGTTTTCACCCCAGGCTAACGGGATAACCCCACGTGATTCGATTGCTTCAAACACTAGCTCCCCCGCTTCACCACCGGTGACCGCATCCACGGCGGCTTCACCGGGAATGAAGAACGGTAAGGAGAATAGATTGAGTTCCGGCACCTGGGGCGACCAGTTAATCGTCGAGCCCACAGCAGCGTCGATTAGCCCAGAACGCATAGCGGAAAATTCGCGGGTTTGGTCGCCGGAAACCAGTTGAGAGTTGGGGTAAACACGCAGCGTGAGTTCACCACCGCTGCGTTCCTCGACCAATTCTGCCCACTTCTCCGCCGCCTGACCCCAGGGGAAAGCGTCAGACAAAACGGTAGAAACCGAGAGTTCACGAGCTTGTGCTGATAGAGAAGCGGAAAGCAGTGCCGCACCGGCCAAGCCGGCAGTGAAACGAGCCATTGAGCGTTTCAGCGTCATAGTAGATCCTTTTTTATCGATTTTTATGGTGACTTTATTAGGAGGTCTATCACTGTATCGCCTAAATAACGGTGCGCATTGCGTGCATGTTGGCGATAAGCACTCCATTGTAGGTATTCTTGAGGGGAAGGAAAGCCATTCTATCGGCTATTAACGACCGACTTTCGGCGTGTATCACAGCGGTGTGGAGCTACTAACACCAACGCCGTCATAGAAACGTCACGTATCCGTGTGGGCCAATCGGTTAGACTAAAACAGTTACCAATCAAGGAGTTTCCCATGCAGATGCTGGCGCTTTACAGTATCAAGGGCGGCGTGGGCAAGACCGCTTCCGCCGTCAATCTCGCCGCTGAAGCGGCACGCGACGGCAAGCGAGTATTGCTGTGGGATATCGACCCCCAGGCAGCCACCACCTTCTACCTGCGTAGCAAACCCAAAGTGCGCGGTGGTGTCGACAAACTGGTCAAGGGCAAGGCCGACCTTGATCGGGCGATCCGCGAGACCGACATTGAGCGGCTCGACCTGCTGCCTGCGGCGCTGGGTTCACGCGATCTGGAAGCGTCGATGGAAACCCGCAAACCTAGTCGACTGCGCAAGATCCTCAAACCAGTAATGACCAGTTACGACCTGGTGATACTCGACTGCCCGCCGAGCCTGTCGGCACTCGCCGACCAGATATTCTCCAGCGTCGATGCCCTACTGGTGCCGGTGGTGCCGACGACCCTGTCTTTGCGCACCCTCGAGCAACTGGACGGTCATCTTGACGCGGTCGAGCAGGCCTGCCCGATCTGGCCGTTCGTCACCCTCGCCGACCGCCGCAAAACCCTCCACCGCGAGGTGATGGAGAGTCTCAGCGAGCGCTGGCCGAGGCGCCTGTCCACGACCGTGCCAAACGCCAGTGCGGTCGAGCGCATGGGTGTCGAACGCGCGCCGGTCGGGCATTTCGCCCGCAGCAGTCCTGGCGGTCGCGCCTACACCGCACTATGGCGAGAGATCGCGCAGCGTCTGCAATAACCTGGATGTCTCGCTCCTGGGTGTGGCGATGACGATCGAACTTACAACACATCCGCACCCTAAAAGCAGCAAATTTGTCAGTTAGCAGCGGCAGGACTCAGCACTACCCCGTTATTTTTGTAGAGAAGCAAACTGGTACAATGGCTATCGTTTCCATCTACTAACGGACATCAACGTGCCCCTACGCGACCTGCTGCTTGGCCTATTTGTTATCGTCATTTGGGCGCTGAATATCATTGTGATCAAGGTCGGTGTGGTGGAGCTGCCGCCGCTGTTGATGACCACGCTGCGCTTTATGCTGGTCGCGGCGCTGCTGGTGCCCTTCTACCCGGTAGCGCGGGCACAGCTGCCGTTTTTGCTGCTGTTATCCATCACCTTCGGCAGTCTCCACTTTGCCCTGCTATTTATTGGCTTGGGGCAGGCCGAAGCAGGCACGGGGGCGCTGTTGGTACAAATGGGTACGCCTTTTGCGACGCTGCTAGCCGTGGTATTTCTTAAAGAGAAGCTGGGACCCAAACGTATCGCGGGGCTGCTACTCTCGTTTGCCGGAGTGATCGTGCTCGCCGGAGGGCCCACACTGCCTTCGCCTCTGCCGCTCAGTATTTTATTGATGAGCGCTCTCGGTTGGGCGGTATCGCAGCTATTGATTAAACGTGGCCCACCCATCGCCCCCTTAGCGCTTGCAGGTTGGGTGGCGCTATTTGCAGTGCCCCAGGTAGCGCTGGGCTCGTGGCTGTTTGAAAGCGGTCAGTGGCAGGCGATGCGGCAGGCAAGCTGGGTAGGCTGGGGGGCGATGGTGTACACCGCGGTCATGTCATCGATTGTGGCTTACGGGATTTGGTACGCGCTGTTGCGCCGCCATCCGGTTAATCGCGTAGTACCCATGACGCTGCTCGTACCGGTATTGGCGGTCGGCCTAGGCGCGCTATTGATGGGCGACAGCCTAGGCTTTCATAAACTGGTGGGCGGTGGCTTAGTAGTCGC includes the following:
- a CDS encoding TAXI family TRAP transporter solute-binding subunit is translated as MKRHTFSTAAFSGALLAAAAFASPAMAQDDEQFITIGTGGQTGVYYVVGQSICRLVNRLEDADIKCNAPSTGGSVANINGIKSGELDMGVAQSDVQYQAYNGTGNFEGEPYEDLRAVFRVHGEPLTLLARADSGIETLDDLEGKRVNIGNPGSGQRNTMEVVMDAKGWTEDTFSLASQLDAAEQAAALSDNNVDAMVYVVGHPNGSIQEATTTVDARLIPLNDEDIQGIIDEYPYYSASVIPGGLYRGNDEDVETFGVAATFVTTAEADEEVIYQTVKAVFDNFDRFKQLHPAFENLVPEEMVTQGLSAPLHDGAARYYREQGWIE
- a CDS encoding TRAP transporter large permease, which translates into the protein MSPDVWMILAFAGLLIAGVPVAFSLALSGAVGILLGLSPDMLATLGTNTYNSIAKYPLIAIPLFILTGLIFERSGVALRLVRFAQALIGPRHGGLALVAVLVCMIMGGMSGSGPADAAAVAMVMLPSMTKAGYPKPFSATLIAASASTAILIPPSVALILYSIVVPGVDLRALFAAGLFPGMLAGIALLVPAMIVSKHYGWEGGTPVEGAERLSVKTTFKQAIPALFAPVLILGGLRSGLFTPTEAAVVAVAYGAIVGLFLTRELSLRDLWELLGEAAIISGVVMLIIALAGIFAWAGTMLGTFRHLAEWIISLTDNGVLLLILVMLAVLVAGMLLDAISIYLIMMPILIPVMQHFEWNPVWFGILLAMNIAIGQFTPPVAVNLMVTTEVAKIRLEQTLGWALLFVVAMGCALALVAIFPAIALWLPTVLGYNI
- a CDS encoding DctP family TRAP transporter solute-binding subunit, producing MTLKRSMARFTAGLAGAALLSASLSAQARELSVSTVLSDAFPWGQAAEKWAELVEERSGGELTLRVYPNSQLVSGDQTREFSAMRSGLIDAAVGSTINWSPQVPELNLFSLPFFIPGEAAVDAVTGGEAGELVFEAIESRGVIPLAWGENGFRQVSNSRGPISQPDDLDGLKIRVVGSPLFQDTFSALGADPTQMSWTDAQPALTTGAVDGQENPLSVFDVARIDQVGQAHLTLWNYMNDPLIFAVNQQVWQSLDEEQQTMLRETAKEAGEWEIAMTREEESERLAAIQERGVTVTKLSDEQYQAFVDATQSVYEKWAPRIGEEVVNAAQTAIDAR
- a CDS encoding ParA family protein, with protein sequence MQMLALYSIKGGVGKTASAVNLAAEAARDGKRVLLWDIDPQAATTFYLRSKPKVRGGVDKLVKGKADLDRAIRETDIERLDLLPAALGSRDLEASMETRKPSRLRKILKPVMTSYDLVILDCPPSLSALADQIFSSVDALLVPVVPTTLSLRTLEQLDGHLDAVEQACPIWPFVTLADRRKTLHREVMESLSERWPRRLSTTVPNASAVERMGVERAPVGHFARSSPGGRAYTALWREIAQRLQ
- a CDS encoding DMT family transporter, whose translation is MPLRDLLLGLFVIVIWALNIIVIKVGVVELPPLLMTTLRFMLVAALLVPFYPVARAQLPFLLLLSITFGSLHFALLFIGLGQAEAGTGALLVQMGTPFATLLAVVFLKEKLGPKRIAGLLLSFAGVIVLAGGPTLPSPLPLSILLMSALGWAVSQLLIKRGPPIAPLALAGWVALFAVPQVALGSWLFESGQWQAMRQASWVGWGAMVYTAVMSSIVAYGIWYALLRRHPVNRVVPMTLLVPVLAVGLGALLMGDSLGFHKLVGGGLVVAGIALIVLKFRRNPRPA
- a CDS encoding TRAP transporter small permease, with amino-acid sequence MKGFPDARPERWLGALALIIISLISLGNVITRYLTGGSFSFTEEFSVFLLVVLTFAGASVALRRNRHIRIGFLERALPPKYRRALILFQALCVAIVLGLITWHGGKLAWQEYQWESLSPGLGLPQWWYLVWLPMLSAAMLWRLFQQTADRLTGRLTDES